The proteins below come from a single Cryptococcus neoformans var. neoformans JEC21 chromosome 14 sequence genomic window:
- a CDS encoding mRNA processing-related protein, putative, producing the protein MRTITATSLRRTRIASSRLIPSLSVAPTCRPVALPHSHIQARPFFSIFKKKNPAPAAPQAPLLSQDDLFHPLSESPFPALREKADRIKSVSLCPTSFEKHHERVRPAYDCPDCGWPTHKNQERWEEGKEEHKEYCGRLREVNEDEHDLRSGRPMVEFENMPEEQPYESAVNFASWDTLFFTRGFPSIDSDRSVRHVSKILTYPMTIAGILHQNGPFTSGNGRVTRQGRRSMAALHSVLHLPPGATVENAVEEKPQPPFRLFLLGARAESTLPPHLWAQLCYLFPRTTFQIYFIGPEVGLPLVNATERAKPTYSFSQDGGWGVPSYTLNCNTRLSLTSVQASYEQIHEQLGPFDPYTDVFFAFSPGFGFPHQPLLEKITRGGKGQVLLDGSEEPLKAEEHNDTPAGIESEVPYAPPETLVQAQTTWRRPLQLILETKCPFFFTAFSPLDLQRDVSALFGTNPPSASSPGSPVREFPDYVSLPTGPIEPIEGVTDEFELVLTPGVNPFGSLKWEIAEWDVRVGVKTNWGTWGIRGKKYDVVEGR; encoded by the exons ATGCGTACAATCACAGCCACATCTCTGAGACGAACCCGCATCGCCTCCTCCCGCCTCATTCCCTCGCTTTCCGTCGCTCCCACTTGCCGACCTGtcgctcttcctcattctcaCATCCAAGCCCGTCCGTTCTTTTCCATtttcaaaaaaaaaaacccgGCACCTGCAGCTCCTCAGgcacctcttctctcacaAGACgatcttttccatcctctttccgAATCGCCGTTTCCAGCTCTCCGTGAAAAGGCCGACCGGATAAAATCGGTGTCTTTGTGTCCGACTTCGTTCGAAAAGCACCACGAGCGTGTGAGACCGGCGTATGATTGTCCTGATTGTGGATGGCCTACACATAAAAACCAAgaaagatgggaagagggtaAAGAGGAGCATAAAGAGTACTGTGGAAGGTTGAGAGAGGTTAACGAGGACGAACATGACTTGAGGAGTGGTAGACCGATGGTTGAGTTTGAGAACATGCCTG AGGAGCAACCGTACGAATCTGCAGTTAACTTTGCTTCTTGGGATACTCTCTTTTTCACTCGAGGTTTCCCCTCCATCGACTCCGACCGTTCAGTCCGTCACGTGTCCAAGATTCTTACCTACCCTATGACTATCGCAGGTATTCTTCACCAGAATGGTCCTTTCACTTCTGGTAACGGCCGTGTCACTCGacagggaagaagaagcatgGCTG CGCTCCACTCtgttctccatctccctcctgGTGCCACTGTTGAAAACGCCGTTGAAGAGAAGCCTCAGCCTCCTttccgtctcttcctccttggtgCCCGTGCCGAGTCTACCCTCCCTCCCCACCTTTGGGCACAACTCTGCTACCTTTTCCCCCGCACTACATTCCAAATCTACTTTATTGGCCCTGAAGTCGGCTTGCCCCTTGTGAACGCCACCGAACGTGCTAAGCCCACTTattccttctcccaagACGGTGGATGGGGAGTTCCCAGCTACACCCTCAACTGCAACACTCGCTTGTCTTTGACTTCCGTCCAAGCGTCATACGAGCAGATTCACGAACAGCTTGGACCATTTGACCCTTATACCGATGTCTTCTTTGCGTTCTCCCCCGGTTTCGGTTTCCCCCACCAGCCATTGTTGGAAAAGATCACCAGGGGCGGTAAGGGTCAAGTCCTCCTTGACGGAAGCGAGGAGCCTTTGAAGGCAGAGGAGCATAACGATACCCCCGCAGGAATCGAATCTGAAGTTCCTTATGCCCCACCAGAAACCCTCGTCCAAGCTCAGACAACATGGCGTCGCCCACTTCAACTCATCCTTGAAACTAAATgcccattcttcttcactgcCTTCTCTCCCCTCGATCTCCAACGTGATGTCTCTGCCCTTTTCGGTACCAATCCTCCTTCCGCCTCTTCACCCGGTTCTCCTGTTAGAGAGTTCCCCGACTACGTCAGCCTCCCAACAGGGCCTATCGAACCGATTGAGGGTGTCACGGATGAGTTCGAATTGGTTCTTACCCCTGGTGTGAACCCTTTCGGTAGTTTGAAGTGGGAGATTGCAGAATGGGATGTCAGGGTCGGCGTTAAAACCAACTGGGGAACATGGGGTATCAGAGGCAAGAAGTACGATGTTGTCGAGGGACgttaa
- a CDS encoding cyclin-dependent protein kinase, putative: MDLASQENSQRANRWDKGIKIGEGTFANVYKGTEKATGRKVAIKKIKVGEMKHGLDMTALREVKFLQELKHPNIISLLDVFSVKQNINLVLEFLDTDLEAVIRDKALIFQNADIKSWMAMSLRGLEYIHRNGVLHRDLKPNNLLIAANGELKIADFGLAREFGDAGNKMTCQVITRWYRPPELLFGSRYYSPTVDIWSMGTIFVELILRVPFLAGETDIDQLKKTFHAMGTPTEQDWPGYTKLPDYHEVGSFPKNPWWNMISSIGREGQDLARELLRFDPAQRPSAKKALLHSFFTSYPPPTPPIALPKPLAELRPRELAPDETQGKPLLTSGAGQSLKRKAESPRTSQSVPRKLIFT; this comes from the exons ATGGATTTGGCCAGTCAAGAAAACAGCCAACGTGCTAACAGAT GGGACAAGGGTATAAAAATCGGTGAAGGAACTTTCGCCAATGTTTATAAAG GCACAGAGAAAGCGACTGGCAGAAAAG TTGCTATCAAGAAGATTAAAGTAGGAGAAATGAAACATGGACTAGATATGACAGCTTTACGAGAAGTGAAATTTCTTCAAGAGTTAAAACACCCAAATATTATCTCT TTACTAGACGTTTTCTCAGTCAAGCAAAACATCAATCTGGTGCTGGAATTCCTTGATACAGATTTGGAAGCGGTTATCCGGGACAAGGCCCTGATTTTCCAAAATGCGGATATCAAAAGCTGGATGGCAATGTCCTTAAGGGGATTGGAATACATTCATAGGAATGGAGTGCTTCACCGG GATTTGAAGCCGAACAACTTATTGATCGCCGCTAACGGTGAACTCAAAATTGCGGATTTCGGTCTTGCTAGAGAATTTGGAGACGCCGGAAACAAAATGACCTGTCAGGTTATCACCCG ATGGTACCGTCCTCCAGAGCTCCTCTTTGGTTCTCGGTACTACTCTCCTACAGTCGATATATGGTCGATGGGAACTATTTTTGTTGAGCTCATTCTACGAGTGCCGTTCCTTGCTGGCGAGACCGACATAGATCAATTAAAGAAGACTTTCCATGCCATGGGGACACCTACCGAGCAGGATTGGCCT GGATATACAAAACTTCCCGACTACCATGAAGTTGGATCATTCCCTAAAAATCCTTGGTGGAACATGATATCATCCataggaagagaaggccaagatcTTGCTCGAGAACTTTTGAGATTTGATCCAGCCCAGAGACCTTCTGCGAAGAAA GCACTTTTACATTCATTTTTCACTTCCTATCCACCACCCACACCACCAATCGCTCTTCCTAAACCTTTGGCTGAATTGAGACCCCGAGAGCTGGCACCAGATGAAACTCAAGGGAAACCGTTGTTGACCTCTGGAGCCGGTCAAAGTTTGAAACGTAAAGCCGAATCGCCTCGCACAAGTCAAAGTGTCCCAAGAAAACTTATCTTCACATAG